The Gossypium hirsutum isolate 1008001.06 chromosome D07, Gossypium_hirsutum_v2.1, whole genome shotgun sequence genome includes the window atttgcataatgataattaaaaatttatcttataattttagaaaataatatttttgatagTTTTAGAATGTTTCACAGAATTTTCagaattatcatttattttaaaaatctaaatgtATTGACTGGATATTTTAGCTATAGTTTAAATGCCAAATTAGTTATTAGTCCATTAAGTTAACGTAGTACATCATCATTTGATTAGTGataataaaaccaaaatataacaaACTAATAATGTTGGTgactattatataattttttaaagttaagtgattGAAAAGTAATTTTAACATTAGTTGAATTATGTTcttatattttatccataaaaaaaGCATTTTAAAACCATAAATGGGCCATCGCCTATAAATATGGGCTTAATGCTGAATCCACTGGGCTAAGATTTTGAAATAGAGACCCATACCCACCTTccattcttcttcatcatcatcttccCCTCTCCCTCTTTTTGCAtacagaggaaaaagaaaaaaaaggtaaagaGAAAAACAACGCAAATGGAAGAACCTCAAAACGGAAACGGTAAGTTGAATACTATCGCAGAGGAAGAGGAGGAGCGGGTCATAGGACCAGGACCCGCCCCTCGAGCTCGACCCAAGCGCCCGCTCCAGTTTGAACAAGCATATCTCGATTCCCTTCCTTCAGCTAACATGtaactttcttcttcttcttcttcttcttcttcttcttcttctcatttcagtaattatttatttattggaaTTTTGTCGCTTTCTCATGGTTTCCTTAGGGTTTAATGAAATTGTCTTCTTTGCTTTGGAGTTTAGGGTTTTGAATTCAAGCTTCAGccttttttcattttgtttttttaagtgaAAAAAGAAGCAAGGAGCAAAGGAAACGACAAAATAAACCTTAATTTCTTTGTGCTGAAGTTGCGAATAAAGAGCTCCAAGAGCTCATGATGTATGCCTCTTTTTTGTGTGTGTAATTTCTAGGTATGAGAAAAGCTATATGCATCGAGATGTAGTTACTCATGTTGCTGTATCGTCCGCAGATTTTTTCATCACTGGAAGTGTTGATGGTAAGCTTTATGATGTCAATATTTATAAAACAATATCTAAAAGTCCCAATATTgtattgataaaaaaaagtttcatTATCTAAAGTCTGCTTTAAGTGTATATATGCTTCTTTTCTCATTCGGgcttttggtttaaattttatcaGTAATATTTGAGGCTTTAACAGTGAATGTGATTTTGGTACTGGCTTATAGATTGCTtgtcttcattttatttatttatttttactagggcatttgaaattttggaagaagAAAGCGGTTGGGATTGAGTTTGCAAAGCATTTTAGATCCCACCTGGATCCCATTGAAGGTCTAGCGGTGAGATTTCCCTCCTTATTTCCCATATGCATATTGTGTTTAAAGTTTaaatctttttttcttctcttctcaaTTGCTCCATGcttcaattaataatattatgcGCGTAGGCTGTAGCTTATTGTAGTTATTTTACATGCACATTAGAATTGCTTATTGCTGACGGgcctcttttttattttattgactgCTATGGAAGGCTTAAGTGAAAGTTGGTGTTATTGCGATAATTAACACCAGCTATTGTGAATTACTTAGTTAATTTCTGATCTCCTGTCTAATTACATTTGTCACTGCTTCTTTTTTATAGCGGATTTTTATTTCATTGACAATGAGCCCGTGATTGCTTTAGATTGCTAGTCCACCTAGATCTTGCACAGGCTATTTGTTATCTTCTTTCATccagtgaatttttgtttctgttgaTGTTCTGATTTTTATATTCACCCCATGATTGCTGTTTAAAGATGTAGAGGACTAAcctttccaaaagaaaaaaaaaaaaagatgtagaGGACTATAATGACTCGTATATCATTTTGATGTTTtaatccttcatttatttaaGAGCTGTATATCATCGACAACTTCataagatttttaaatattatgcCATTGAAAACTGATGTTTCTATAAAATACAAAGGTACGGTTAAAGACTGTTATCAGCATTGTTTAGTTTTACTCACTTCTCTTTTGCTCTATCTCCATAGTTCCTATATGTGATTTTGATTTGATAGATACATTTCTCGGAAGTGAATGGTTGAACTATATGGATGTTTCTGCATTTCGTTGTTTATGATTTGTTTTAACATTCAGAATTTTCTTTTGAATCTGCACGgcctttagtttttttttttttttctttaaggtattttatcatctttcattCAGTCTTCTATGAGTTTGTTGTTGGTGCATTCATCAACCATGACTTGTTCAGCTATGCAGGTTAGTGCAGATGGTTTACTTTgctgtacaatttctagtgaccGCTCTGTGAAGGTATATGATGTGGTCAACTATGACATGATGGTTATGATTCGCCTACCTTATGTTCCTGGTGCTGTTGAATGGGTCTACAAGCAAGGCGATGTCAAAGCTAAGCTTGCCATTAGTGATAGAAATTCATCATTGGTCCATATATATGATGCACGAGCTGGTTCAAATGAACCCATCATCTCTAGAGAGGTATCTATACTTTGTTGAAAGTTTGCACGATTATCAATTTTTGAACTTTTCTCCTTTTGCTTTTGTTTATAAGTTCACTGGTTTCTGTTTTGATTTTCCTGCTTGGACTAATAATTTCCAGATACACCTGGGCCCAGTGAAAGTAATGAGGTACAATTCTGCATTCGACATTGTAATATCTGGTGATGAGCAAGGAATTATTGAGTACTGGAGCCCTGCCACACTTCAGTTTCCAGAAAGCGAGTATGTGCCAATGTTCACGTATACAATCATCAGCAATGTACTCTAGTTACATGGAAGATTTACAGTTTTAGCTCCATTTAAAGATGAATATTTTCTTGTTTGGATTACAGATTACTGTAGAAACTTTCTTTCGGTTGTTAGGCGAATGCTGTAGTCTGATTATGGTGTTGACATGTTGAGCATTTCACTTGTTGATGCACATTGTTTGCTATTTCATAATTTGTATATATGCTGCATGCAGGGTCCATTTTAGATTGAAAAGTGATACTAATCTCTTTGAAATTGCAAAATGCAAGACAACTATTTCTGCAATTGAGGTTCAAAACTCTTCCATTGGAGTTGGTTTTTCTCTGGATTTCTTTGCTACGATTCTTTTGAACcctttttgtaaattattaaaaatttcattcttttttctaCTTCATTTTATTGCTATTCAGGTCAGCCCGGATGGGAAGCAATTTTCTATTACATCGCCTGATCGCAGGATACGTGTGTTTTGGTTCAGAACTGGTAAATTAAGGCGAGTTTATGATGAATCACTTGAGGTAAAAGTTAGTGAGTGGTGGATTTTTACATAAATCCTTTTTGAATTGCTAACAATTGTCAGTACCCTTTGAGTAGGTAGCTCAAGATCTTCAGAGAAGTGATGCTCCCATGTATCGGCTGGAAGCTATCGACTTTGGCAGAAGAATGGCTGTTGAGAAGGAAATTGAGAAAACTGAAACTGCACCTCAACCAAATGCAGTTTTTGATGAAAGCTCTAATTTCCTCATATATGCTACTCTTCTGGGGATAAAAGTAAGAAACTGTTTCCTTAATAGATTCTACAGCAGATAACAAGCTGAACTATTTTTTAGAGCAAACAATAAGTACAAATTTTTATGCTCTCTAAATTCTCTAATACTTGTTCATATTTCATTTTGATAGATGGTTAATTTACACACCAATAAAGTTGCTCGAATACTTGGAAAGGTTGAGAGTAATGACAGATTCTTGAGAATTGCATTATATCAAGGTGATCGAAGCAGCAAGAAAGTGAGAAAAATTCCTGCTGCTGCAGCAAATGTCAATGAAAGTAAAGACCCATTAACAGATCCAACTCTCTTGTGTTGTGCTTTCAAGAAGCATAGGATCTATCTATTCAGGTATAAGAATCTGCAGCACGACATCTACTGGCTAGCAACAGCATGTTTGAATTTAGAATTCTCATGTAATGCTTCATGCCACAAAGGGTGACTTGCAACGCTACATGGATGGATCACCATTGAGATACTCATCTATTGAGGTCTGATGGATGATCAGTTATTGATGTCATAAGCTCACagcaaaatataaatttatttggaTAAAACGTCGGGTGTCATAGTGCATTGCCATCTATATTGACAACATTGTCACATGTCTGGCTTATGTGCTTTCATAGGTTGttcctttaaaaataaatttcaccATAACTTTGAGGTGTCTGTCCACAGTTTATAGTTAATGGGTACATATAATTACTCTGATGGTTCTAATGATTTATATAGTCGACGAGAGCCAGAAGAACCTGAAGATGCCACAAAAGGAAGGGACGTCTTCAATGAAAAGCCACCTGCTGATGAGCTTCTGGCTGTATCTGATATTGGAAAAGCAGTTACAACCTCTCTTCCTGACAATGTGGTGAGTTTTCTTTCTGTAATGTGCATGGAAAAGGAAAACTTCGAGTTGTTGTGCCCTCCTTGGTTCCGTTCTCAATATTGACCATAAGAGAGTTTAATAAGGAAAAATGCATAACAATGATGACACCTTTGTTCGAAGCTTTGAGAATATAAAGGAAATGACATATGAcataacatttttaaattttacttgagAATAATTAGTTTGAAACTTCTATAAGACATGAATTAGGACAGGGTAGTAAAGGAATTCCTTTATGACCTCCCTCACTTTCTCTTTGTCCTTTTTGTTGCATGGAAATAGCCAAATCAAATTTTGTCAAGAAGTTTAATGGTTATTA containing:
- the LOC107961710 gene encoding peptidyl-prolyl cis-trans isomerase CYP71 isoform X1 yields the protein MEEPQNGNGKLNTIAEEEEERVIGPGPAPRARPKRPLQFEQAYLDSLPSANMYEKSYMHRDVVTHVAVSSADFFITGSVDGHLKFWKKKAVGIEFAKHFRSHLDPIEGLAVSADGLLCCTISSDRSVKVYDVVNYDMMVMIRLPYVPGAVEWVYKQGDVKAKLAISDRNSSLVHIYDARAGSNEPIISREIHLGPVKVMRYNSAFDIVISGDEQGIIEYWSPATLQFPESEVHFRLKSDTNLFEIAKCKTTISAIEVSPDGKQFSITSPDRRIRVFWFRTGKLRRVYDESLEVAQDLQRSDAPMYRLEAIDFGRRMAVEKEIEKTETAPQPNAVFDESSNFLIYATLLGIKMVNLHTNKVARILGKVESNDRFLRIALYQGDRSSKKVRKIPAAAANVNESKDPLTDPTLLCCAFKKHRIYLFSRREPEEPEDATKGRDVFNEKPPADELLAVSDIGKAVTTSLPDNVILHTTMGDIHMRLYPEECPKTVENFTTHCRNGYYDNLIFHRVIKGFMIQTGDPLGDGTGGQSIWGREFEDEFHKSLRHDRPFTVSMANAGPNTNGSQFFITTVATPWLDNKHTVFGRVVKGMDVVQGIEKVKTDKADKPYQDVKILNVTVPKS
- the LOC107961710 gene encoding peptidyl-prolyl cis-trans isomerase CYP71 isoform X2, with protein sequence MQVSADGLLCCTISSDRSVKVYDVVNYDMMVMIRLPYVPGAVEWVYKQGDVKAKLAISDRNSSLVHIYDARAGSNEPIISREIHLGPVKVMRYNSAFDIVISGDEQGIIEYWSPATLQFPESEVHFRLKSDTNLFEIAKCKTTISAIEVSPDGKQFSITSPDRRIRVFWFRTGKLRRVYDESLEVAQDLQRSDAPMYRLEAIDFGRRMAVEKEIEKTETAPQPNAVFDESSNFLIYATLLGIKMVNLHTNKVARILGKVESNDRFLRIALYQGDRSSKKVRKIPAAAANVNESKDPLTDPTLLCCAFKKHRIYLFSRREPEEPEDATKGRDVFNEKPPADELLAVSDIGKAVTTSLPDNVILHTTMGDIHMRLYPEECPKTVENFTTHCRNGYYDNLIFHRVIKGFMIQTGDPLGDGTGGQSIWGREFEDEFHKSLRHDRPFTVSMANAGPNTNGSQFFITTVATPWLDNKHTVFGRVVKGMDVVQGIEKVKTDKADKPYQDVKILNVTVPKS